One Paraburkholderia phytofirmans OLGA172 genomic window carries:
- the motB gene encoding flagellar motor protein MotB, which translates to MSKDKDRAIVVKRSAPAKKGHHGGAWKLAYADFMTAMMAFFLLMWLLSSASSVQLRGIADYFNQPLKITLWGGDRSAEDTSILKGGGRDISIDAQGVTRATDGSTASAERTASHNNEDSVKQLQGEMERREQVRLHDLQVKLMAAIEANPVLRQFKQQIRIDSTLTGLRIEIVDSQKRPMFATAKDAVEPYMRDILREIGHTLNDVPNRIIVQGHTDAAQYAGGEKGYSNWELSADRANASRRELIAGGMDEAKVMRVLGLASTQNLNKADPMDPENRRISIIVLNRKSEEALDHDDSTTTTLSDDAAGSKPLLQRLAQPVTVAPKVPAIAPAAQ; encoded by the coding sequence ATGAGCAAGGACAAAGACCGCGCCATTGTCGTCAAGCGCTCCGCGCCGGCCAAGAAGGGCCATCACGGCGGGGCGTGGAAGCTCGCCTACGCGGACTTCATGACCGCGATGATGGCGTTCTTCCTGCTGATGTGGCTGCTGAGTTCGGCCTCCTCCGTGCAGCTGAGGGGCATCGCCGATTACTTCAACCAGCCGTTGAAGATCACGCTGTGGGGCGGCGACCGCAGCGCCGAAGACACGAGCATTCTGAAGGGCGGCGGCCGCGACATTTCGATCGATGCACAGGGTGTGACGCGCGCCACTGACGGCTCGACCGCGAGCGCCGAGCGCACCGCTTCACACAACAACGAAGACTCGGTCAAGCAGCTGCAGGGCGAGATGGAGCGCCGCGAACAGGTCCGTCTGCACGATCTGCAGGTCAAGCTGATGGCCGCGATCGAAGCGAACCCGGTGCTGCGCCAGTTCAAGCAGCAGATCCGGATCGACTCGACACTGACCGGCCTGCGCATCGAAATCGTCGACTCGCAGAAACGGCCGATGTTCGCGACCGCGAAGGACGCGGTCGAACCGTACATGCGTGACATCCTGCGCGAAATCGGCCATACGCTGAACGACGTGCCGAACCGCATCATCGTGCAGGGTCACACCGACGCCGCGCAGTACGCGGGCGGCGAGAAGGGCTACAGCAACTGGGAACTGTCCGCGGACCGCGCCAATGCGTCGCGCCGCGAGCTGATCGCGGGCGGTATGGACGAAGCGAAGGTGATGCGCGTGCTCGGCCTCGCGTCGACGCAGAACCTGAACAAGGCGGACCCGATGGATCCGGAAAACCGCCGCATCAGCATCATCGTGCTGAACAGGAAGTCGGAGGAGGCGCTTGACCATGACGACTCCACCACGACCACCCTGTCGGACGACGCAGCCGGCTCCAAGCCGCTGCTGCAAAGACTTGCGCAACCGGTGACGGTTGCGCCGAAGGTGCCGGCGATAGCGCCGGCAGCCCAGTAA
- the cheW gene encoding chemotaxis protein CheW, whose amino-acid sequence MAEVQSINSSVANASSTNGRRDAQQADAGGQEFLVFTLGAEEYGIDILKVQEIRGYDNVTRIANAPEFIKGVINLRGIIVPIVDMRIKFHLGRVEYDHQTVVIILNVAHRVVGMVVDGVSDVLTLATDQIMPAPEFGATLTTEYLTGLGTVDGRMLILMDIEKLMTSREMALIETLSA is encoded by the coding sequence GTGGCAGAAGTCCAATCCATCAATTCGAGCGTCGCGAACGCGAGCAGTACGAATGGCCGCCGCGACGCGCAGCAGGCAGACGCCGGCGGTCAGGAATTCCTCGTCTTCACGCTCGGCGCCGAAGAGTACGGCATCGACATTCTCAAGGTGCAGGAAATCCGCGGCTACGACAACGTGACGCGGATCGCCAATGCGCCTGAGTTCATCAAAGGCGTGATCAATCTGCGCGGCATCATCGTGCCGATCGTGGACATGCGCATCAAGTTCCATCTGGGCCGTGTCGAGTACGACCATCAGACCGTCGTGATCATCCTGAACGTCGCGCACCGCGTGGTCGGGATGGTGGTGGACGGTGTGTCGGACGTGCTGACGCTCGCCACCGACCAGATCATGCCGGCGCCGGAATTCGGCGCGACGCTGACGACCGAGTACCTGACGGGACTCGGCACCGTCGACGGCCGCATGCTGATCCTGATGGACATCGAGAAGCTGATGACCAGCCGCGAAATGGCACTGATCGAAACGCTCAGCGCTTAA
- the cheD gene encoding chemoreceptor glutamine deamidase CheD translates to MSSTLPIANNLYFDNHFQRPGVKLLPNEFYTTSEDMVLVTVLGSCVAACIQDRTAGIGGMNHFMLPDDGTDVAQAASDSMRYGAYAMEVLINELIKAGGRRERFEAKVFGGGAVLAGMTTMNIGDRNSEFVRRYLALEKIRIVAEDLQGNHPRKVAFMPRTGQVMVKKLRLQQEAGVAEREQALVRQSAEARAERLAAARKRVELFSTPAATRPKVELFGTAAGGAGAGASKPRIELFGASPRPINSNNARTTEEA, encoded by the coding sequence ATGAGCAGCACCCTGCCGATCGCCAACAATCTGTACTTCGACAACCACTTCCAGCGCCCCGGCGTGAAGCTGTTGCCGAATGAGTTTTACACGACGAGCGAAGACATGGTGCTCGTCACCGTGCTCGGCTCGTGTGTCGCGGCCTGCATTCAGGACCGCACTGCCGGCATCGGCGGTATGAATCACTTCATGCTGCCCGACGACGGCACGGATGTCGCGCAAGCCGCGTCGGATTCGATGCGTTACGGCGCGTATGCGATGGAAGTGCTGATCAACGAACTGATCAAGGCCGGCGGCCGGCGCGAGCGCTTCGAAGCCAAGGTGTTCGGCGGCGGCGCGGTGCTGGCCGGCATGACGACGATGAACATCGGCGATCGCAATTCGGAATTCGTGCGCCGCTATCTGGCGCTCGAAAAAATCCGCATCGTCGCAGAGGATTTGCAGGGCAATCATCCACGCAAGGTCGCCTTCATGCCGCGCACCGGCCAGGTGATGGTGAAGAAGTTGCGCCTGCAGCAGGAAGCCGGCGTGGCCGAGCGCGAACAGGCGCTCGTGCGGCAAAGCGCCGAAGCGCGTGCCGAGCGGCTCGCGGCGGCGCGCAAACGGGTCGAGCTGTTCTCGACGCCGGCTGCCACGCGGCCCAAGGTCGAACTATTCGGCACCGCAGCGGGCGGTGCGGGTGCCGGCGCATCGAAGCCGCGCATCGAGCTGTTCGGCGCAAGCCCGCGCCCGATTAATTCAAACAACGCCAGAACTACAGAGGAGGCGTGA
- a CDS encoding CheR family methyltransferase, producing MMATRAQQRPQAAPPRAAPPQPARPERAEPARAGEHGRDFEFTSADFARIRDLIHRGAGISLSDHKRDMAYSRLARRLRARGLETFKQYLDLLEAENDPAEWEAFTNALTTNLTAFFREAHHFPILAEFVPRRAQPVSVWCSAASTGEEPYSIAMTLIEALGDSGARQATVLATDIDTQVLAKAEAGMYQFDQVKHLSPERLKRFFLKGTGAHAGMVKVRPEVRALVRFEQLNLTDRDYQLRSQFDAIFCRNVMIYFDKPTQAQVLARFEPLVKSGGLLFAGHSENFTYVTQAFKLRGQTVYELTRDAGAAARAASHAGSATTNRVAA from the coding sequence ATGATGGCAACGCGCGCACAACAACGTCCGCAAGCGGCACCTCCGCGAGCGGCACCTCCGCAACCGGCACGTCCCGAGCGGGCGGAACCGGCTAGAGCCGGCGAGCACGGACGGGATTTCGAATTCACGTCGGCGGATTTCGCCCGGATTCGCGATCTGATTCATCGCGGCGCGGGCATTTCGCTGTCGGATCACAAGCGGGATATGGCATACAGCCGTCTGGCGCGCCGCTTGCGCGCCCGTGGCCTCGAGACCTTCAAACAGTATCTCGATCTGCTGGAAGCGGAAAACGATCCGGCCGAGTGGGAAGCGTTCACCAATGCGCTGACCACCAACCTGACCGCGTTCTTTCGCGAAGCGCATCATTTTCCGATCCTCGCCGAATTCGTGCCGCGCCGCGCGCAGCCGGTTTCGGTGTGGTGCTCGGCGGCCTCGACCGGCGAGGAGCCGTATTCGATCGCGATGACGCTGATCGAAGCGCTCGGCGACAGCGGCGCGCGTCAGGCCACCGTGCTCGCCACCGACATCGACACGCAAGTGCTGGCGAAAGCCGAAGCCGGCATGTATCAGTTCGACCAGGTGAAGCATCTGTCGCCCGAGCGGCTCAAGCGCTTCTTCCTGAAGGGTACCGGCGCGCACGCGGGCATGGTCAAGGTGCGCCCGGAAGTGCGCGCACTGGTGCGTTTCGAACAACTGAATCTGACCGATCGCGATTACCAGTTGCGCTCGCAGTTCGACGCGATTTTCTGCCGCAACGTGATGATCTATTTCGACAAGCCGACGCAGGCGCAGGTGCTCGCGCGCTTCGAGCCGCTGGTGAAATCGGGTGGTTTGCTGTTTGCCGGCCACTCGGAAAACTTCACGTATGTGACGCAGGCGTTCAAGCTGCGCGGCCAGACCGTCTATGAACTGACGCGTGACGCAGGCGCTGCCGCACGCGCCGCGAGCCATGCCGGCAGCGCAACGACTAACAGGGTGGCCGCATGA
- the cheA gene encoding chemotaxis protein CheA — protein MTLDITQFYQTFFDEADELLAQMEQLLLNLDIAHPDPEDLAAIFRAAHSIKGGAATFGFTALTETTHILESLLDRARNNELVLRKDMIDTFLETKDVLSGQLADYRASAEPDAALAKAICAKLEQLNAESHFGAEAAAAPAVPVAAAAPVAARPAGQGGTPPEHVVEQAVQAAGEWTDGEPAQTGQAAGAGDEAGPHLKITLRGVGEKDQELLAEELGNLGSIVGRVKSGGELTLWLQTDVTSDDIIAVCCFVIDESQISIGRGTAPADETQQGEPGTPDAADSTLAQAAQTALAAGAEQAASSARAAYTAAPAQAAVTHGLFDASASPAATPALAAAAPAAASNAPAASAAAAAEQDRKAAARPAAAAGGAEGSSIRVGVEKVDQLINLVGELVITQAMLAETTSTFDPALHDRLFNGMAQLERNARDLQEAVMSIRMMPMDYVFSRFPRLVRDLAAKLGKEVELVTFGQATELDKSLIERIIDPLTHLVRNSLDHGIETVEVRRAAGKDATGQLVLSAAHHGGNIVIEVSDDGAGLRRDKILAKAVKQGMQVSETMSDEEVWNLIFLPGFSTAEQVTDVSGRGVGMDVVKRNIQSMGGHVEITSHAGKGSTTRIVLPLTLAILDGMSVKVGNEIFILPLNFVMESLQPRAEDIYTVANGERVVRVRGEYLPLVALHEVFTVEDAKQEPTQGIVTIMQTEGRRFAMLIDELVGQQQVVVKNLETNYRKVHGISAATILGDGSVALIVDVAALNRETRHAHGAMSLA, from the coding sequence ATGACACTCGACATCACTCAGTTCTATCAGACGTTCTTCGACGAAGCGGACGAATTGCTCGCGCAGATGGAGCAGTTGCTGCTCAATCTGGATATCGCGCATCCGGACCCCGAAGACCTCGCGGCGATTTTTCGCGCGGCGCATTCGATCAAGGGTGGCGCGGCGACCTTCGGCTTTACCGCACTGACGGAAACGACCCACATTCTCGAATCGCTGCTCGACCGCGCGCGCAATAACGAACTCGTGCTGCGCAAGGACATGATCGACACGTTCCTCGAAACCAAGGACGTGCTGTCGGGCCAGCTCGCCGACTATCGCGCGAGCGCCGAGCCGGATGCGGCGCTCGCCAAGGCGATCTGCGCGAAGCTCGAACAGTTGAATGCGGAAAGCCACTTCGGCGCCGAAGCGGCCGCGGCGCCGGCCGTACCGGTGGCAGCCGCAGCACCAGTGGCAGCACGACCAGCAGGTCAAGGCGGTACCCCGCCCGAGCACGTCGTCGAACAGGCGGTGCAGGCGGCGGGTGAATGGACTGACGGCGAACCGGCACAGACCGGGCAAGCCGCGGGCGCCGGCGATGAAGCCGGCCCCCATCTGAAAATTACGCTACGGGGCGTAGGTGAGAAGGACCAGGAACTGCTGGCCGAAGAGCTCGGCAACCTGGGCAGCATAGTCGGAAGGGTCAAAAGCGGCGGCGAATTGACGCTGTGGCTCCAGACCGATGTGACCTCCGACGACATCATCGCCGTGTGCTGTTTCGTGATCGACGAAAGTCAGATCTCGATCGGCCGCGGCACCGCACCGGCGGACGAGACGCAGCAAGGCGAACCTGGAACGCCGGACGCTGCCGACTCGACCCTGGCGCAAGCAGCACAGACGGCACTAGCAGCAGGGGCGGAGCAGGCAGCATCGTCGGCACGGGCGGCCTACACCGCTGCGCCCGCTCAAGCCGCCGTCACGCACGGACTGTTCGACGCTTCGGCGTCGCCAGCGGCTACCCCGGCGCTCGCCGCGGCTGCACCCGCAGCCGCGAGCAACGCGCCGGCGGCAAGCGCGGCGGCGGCCGCCGAACAGGACCGCAAGGCAGCGGCGCGTCCGGCCGCGGCGGCAGGCGGCGCGGAGGGCAGCTCGATTCGCGTCGGCGTCGAGAAGGTCGATCAGCTGATCAACCTGGTCGGCGAACTGGTGATCACGCAGGCGATGCTGGCCGAGACCACCAGCACGTTCGATCCGGCCTTGCACGACCGGCTCTTCAACGGCATGGCGCAGCTGGAGCGCAACGCGCGCGATCTGCAGGAAGCGGTGATGTCGATCCGCATGATGCCCATGGATTACGTGTTCAGCCGCTTCCCGCGTCTGGTGCGCGATCTGGCGGCGAAACTCGGCAAGGAAGTGGAACTCGTCACCTTCGGTCAGGCGACCGAACTCGACAAGAGCCTCATCGAACGGATCATCGATCCGTTGACCCACCTCGTGCGCAACAGTCTCGACCACGGCATCGAAACCGTGGAAGTGCGGCGCGCGGCGGGTAAGGATGCGACCGGCCAGCTGGTGCTGTCGGCCGCGCATCACGGCGGCAACATCGTCATTGAAGTGAGCGACGACGGCGCCGGTTTGCGCCGCGACAAGATTCTCGCGAAGGCCGTGAAGCAGGGCATGCAGGTCAGCGAAACGATGTCCGACGAAGAAGTCTGGAACCTGATTTTCCTGCCGGGCTTCTCGACGGCGGAGCAGGTCACGGACGTCTCGGGCCGCGGCGTCGGCATGGACGTGGTGAAGCGGAACATCCAGTCGATGGGTGGTCACGTGGAAATCACCTCGCATGCGGGCAAGGGCAGCACCACGCGCATCGTTCTGCCGCTCACGCTGGCGATTCTCGACGGCATGTCGGTCAAGGTCGGCAACGAGATCTTCATTCTGCCGCTGAACTTCGTGATGGAGTCGCTGCAACCGCGTGCCGAGGACATCTACACGGTGGCCAACGGCGAACGCGTGGTGCGCGTGCGCGGCGAATATCTGCCGCTCGTCGCGCTGCATGAAGTATTCACCGTCGAAGACGCCAAGCAGGAACCGACCCAGGGCATCGTCACCATCATGCAAACCGAAGGGCGCCGCTTTGCGATGCTGATCGACGAGCTGGTGGGGCAGCAGCAGGTGGTCGTGAAGAATCTGGAAACGAATTACCGCAAGGTGCACGGCATTTCCGCCGCAACCATTCTCGGCGACGGCAGTGTCGCGCTGATCGTGGACGTGGCGGCGCTGAACCGCGAAACGCGCCACGCGCACGGCGCGATGAGTCTCGCATGA
- a CDS encoding response regulator — protein MIRHILAIDDSASMRQILAATLTTAGYEVTLAADGNEGLENALAMSFDLVLTDQHMPGKTGLDLITELRGNPAYQATPILVLTTESGEPFKAAARAAGATGWIEKPLDPDMLTELVAALAEPDPA, from the coding sequence ATGATCAGGCACATTCTGGCAATCGACGATTCGGCATCGATGCGGCAAATCCTCGCCGCCACGCTGACGACGGCCGGCTATGAAGTGACGCTCGCGGCGGATGGCAATGAAGGGCTCGAAAACGCGCTCGCCATGTCGTTCGACCTCGTGCTGACGGACCAGCACATGCCGGGCAAGACCGGGCTCGATCTGATTACCGAGTTGCGCGGCAATCCGGCCTACCAGGCGACGCCCATCCTCGTCCTCACGACGGAATCGGGCGAGCCGTTCAAGGCGGCGGCGCGGGCCGCGGGGGCGACCGGCTGGATCGAAAAGCCGCTCGACCCCGACATGTTGACCGAGCTGGTGGCGGCGTTAGCCGAACCAGACCCGGCATGA
- a CDS encoding methyl-accepting chemotaxis protein, translating into MLSRWSIRTSLTMVGIILVALTVVVGALGLTALNGASQSLDRIARGDLVAIHALDDASSYLLRSRIAADRFNALSAAGNADEAKKAIDRAQELLSRGNRSWQIYLDTPKKGIDQALLDDVVAKRTSVMRDGVDRVFAALNANDMAAYHAIDDTKISPMFIAYDGAASAVIKALQQSAMGQQTAAQANISLMTTLILGVTVFALLLVVGIRFALRGLIVQPLNDATACFERIASGDLSENIEVFSRNEIGRLFAGIKRMQDSMATMVRSVHSSTESIDTGAHEIAMGNTDLSQRTEQQAASLQETASSMEQLTGTVRQNAENARQASQLAVNASDIATRGGDVVSQVVTTMQDIATSSNKVVDIIGVIEGIAFQTNILALNAAVEAARAGEQGRGFAVVAGEVRSLAQRSASAAKEIKELIGDSVDKVQSGSALVGRAGSTMDEIVQAVRRVTDIMGEISAASEEQSGGIEQVNRAVVQMDEVTQQNAALVEQAAAAAASLEEQTRQLQAVVNGWKVAGGEARSSVTAARPQAAAGPNGSRSVSQHAQSAKAAPQASAHTAAHLTAGKATSTATHAAPASVTQGADTPRVEPALKPKTARAASESAVRLAPAGGAAAGSDADWETF; encoded by the coding sequence ATGTTGAGCAGGTGGTCGATTCGCACGTCGTTGACGATGGTGGGGATCATTCTGGTTGCGCTGACCGTCGTGGTCGGCGCGCTTGGTCTAACCGCGTTGAACGGCGCGAGCCAGTCGCTCGACCGTATCGCGCGCGGCGATCTGGTCGCCATTCACGCACTCGACGATGCGTCGTCGTACCTGTTGCGTTCGCGTATCGCGGCGGACCGCTTCAACGCGCTGTCGGCCGCGGGCAACGCGGACGAAGCGAAGAAAGCGATCGATCGTGCGCAGGAACTGCTGAGCCGAGGCAATCGGAGTTGGCAGATCTATCTCGATACGCCGAAGAAAGGCATCGACCAGGCGCTCCTCGACGACGTGGTCGCCAAGCGTACGAGCGTAATGCGTGACGGCGTCGATCGGGTGTTCGCGGCCCTGAATGCGAACGACATGGCTGCCTATCACGCGATCGACGATACGAAGATCAGCCCGATGTTCATCGCCTACGACGGCGCCGCATCGGCGGTGATCAAGGCGTTGCAGCAAAGTGCAATGGGTCAGCAGACTGCCGCGCAAGCGAACATCTCCCTGATGACCACGCTGATCCTCGGCGTCACCGTGTTCGCGCTGCTGCTCGTAGTGGGCATTCGCTTCGCACTGCGCGGCCTGATCGTGCAGCCGCTGAACGACGCGACGGCGTGTTTCGAACGGATCGCCTCGGGCGATCTGTCCGAAAACATCGAAGTGTTCAGCCGTAACGAAATCGGCCGCCTGTTCGCCGGCATCAAGCGGATGCAGGACAGCATGGCGACGATGGTGAGGTCGGTTCACAGCAGCACCGAATCGATCGACACCGGCGCGCACGAAATCGCGATGGGCAACACCGATCTCTCGCAACGCACCGAGCAGCAGGCTGCCTCGCTGCAGGAAACCGCCTCGAGCATGGAGCAGCTGACTGGCACGGTGCGCCAGAACGCAGAGAACGCGCGCCAGGCGAGCCAGTTGGCGGTCAATGCGTCGGATATCGCGACGCGCGGCGGCGACGTGGTGAGCCAGGTTGTCACGACGATGCAGGACATTGCGACCAGTTCGAACAAGGTCGTCGACATCATCGGCGTGATCGAAGGCATTGCCTTCCAGACCAATATTCTCGCGCTGAACGCCGCGGTCGAAGCCGCGCGGGCAGGCGAACAGGGCCGCGGTTTCGCGGTGGTCGCAGGCGAGGTACGCAGCCTCGCGCAGCGCAGCGCCAGCGCCGCGAAGGAAATCAAGGAACTGATCGGCGACTCGGTCGACAAGGTGCAAAGCGGCTCGGCGCTGGTCGGCCGTGCGGGCAGCACGATGGACGAGATCGTGCAGGCGGTGCGCCGCGTGACCGACATCATGGGCGAAATCAGCGCGGCTTCCGAAGAGCAGTCGGGCGGCATCGAACAGGTCAATCGCGCCGTCGTGCAGATGGACGAGGTGACGCAGCAGAACGCCGCGCTGGTCGAACAGGCCGCGGCGGCGGCGGCGTCGCTCGAAGAGCAGACGCGTCAGTTGCAAGCGGTGGTGAACGGCTGGAAAGTAGCCGGCGGCGAGGCGCGCAGCAGTGTGACGGCGGCCCGTCCGCAAGCTGCCGCGGGTCCGAACGGCAGCAGGAGCGTCAGCCAGCACGCGCAGTCGGCAAAGGCAGCGCCGCAAGCGTCCGCCCACACCGCAGCGCACCTGACAGCAGGTAAGGCGACAAGCACGGCAACGCATGCAGCACCGGCTTCGGTCACTCAGGGTGCCGACACCCCACGTGTCGAACCAGCTCTCAAACCGAAGACGGCCCGCGCCGCATCCGAATCCGCAGTACGTCTGGCCCCAGCAGGCGGCGCGGCGGCAGGATCGGACGCGGACTGGGAAACGTTCTAG